One Streptomyces sp. NBC_00223 genomic window carries:
- a CDS encoding type II toxin-antitoxin system RelE family toxin, whose amino-acid sequence MTYEIIWEPEALAQAERFAKEDPAGVRQVFTAVDHLADDPRPDGAFGSADVLRIHVGVYRVMYEISDQQVRVSVIHLGRVR is encoded by the coding sequence GTGACGTACGAGATCATCTGGGAGCCCGAGGCTCTCGCCCAGGCTGAGCGGTTCGCCAAGGAAGACCCCGCCGGGGTGCGGCAGGTGTTCACCGCCGTCGACCATCTCGCCGACGACCCCAGGCCCGACGGCGCCTTCGGCAGCGCCGATGTGCTGCGCATTCACGTCGGTGTCTACCGCGTGATGTACGAGATCAGTGACCAGCAGGTCCGCGTCAGCGTGATCCACCTCGGGCGCGTGCGCTGA
- a CDS encoding type II toxin-antitoxin system Phd/YefM family antitoxin: protein MTELTYSIVEARARLGAIAREVSATREPVAITDHGHTVAILVSPADALELQELRALAAYRARQARGDDVGVPHEEAYRRIFGGDAA from the coding sequence ATGACCGAGTTGACCTATTCGATCGTGGAAGCCCGCGCCCGGCTGGGCGCCATCGCGCGCGAGGTCAGCGCCACCCGTGAGCCGGTCGCGATCACCGACCACGGGCATACCGTCGCGATACTGGTCAGCCCTGCCGATGCCCTGGAACTTCAGGAGCTGCGGGCGCTGGCCGCCTACCGGGCGCGCCAGGCCCGGGGCGACGACGTCGGCGTCCCGCACGAGGAGGCGTACCGTCGCATCTTCGGCGGCGATGCGGCGTGA
- the cobA gene encoding uroporphyrinogen-III C-methyltransferase, whose product MDRQDAPAYPVGLRLAGRRVVVLGGGQVAQRRLPALLSAGADVVLIAPTATPSVEAMATAGELRWERRPYEPGDLADAWYALIATTDPAANAAASAEAETHRVWCVRSDDADAATAWTPATGRTEGVTVAVLTGRDPRRSAAVRDAVVEGLRDGTLVAPHHRTRTAGVALVGGGPGDPDLITVRGRRLLAEADVVIADRLGPRDLLDELPPHVEVIDAAKIPYGRAMAQEAINSALIEHAKAGKAVVRLKGGDPYVFGRGMEEAEALAAAGVLVTVVPGISSAISVPGAAGIPVTHRGVAHEFTVVSGHVAPGDPRSLVDWDALARLRGTLVLLMAVERIGAIAESLVAGGRDAATPVAVVQEGTTAAQRRVDATLATVARTVVDEGVRPPAVIVIGDVVGVGGAFGSTFAAGVPATGRPETDRG is encoded by the coding sequence ATGGACCGTCAAGACGCGCCCGCCTACCCCGTCGGACTGCGCCTCGCCGGACGGCGGGTCGTCGTCCTCGGCGGCGGCCAAGTGGCCCAGCGGCGCCTGCCCGCCCTGCTCTCGGCGGGCGCCGACGTCGTACTGATCGCCCCCACCGCCACCCCCTCCGTCGAGGCCATGGCGACGGCCGGCGAACTGCGCTGGGAGCGCCGCCCGTACGAACCCGGTGACCTCGCCGACGCCTGGTACGCCCTGATCGCCACCACCGACCCCGCCGCGAACGCCGCCGCCTCCGCCGAGGCCGAGACCCACCGCGTGTGGTGCGTCCGCAGCGACGACGCCGACGCGGCCACCGCCTGGACCCCGGCGACCGGCCGTACGGAAGGCGTCACCGTCGCCGTGCTCACCGGCCGGGACCCACGCCGCTCGGCCGCCGTACGCGACGCCGTGGTCGAGGGGCTGCGCGACGGCACCCTCGTCGCCCCCCACCACCGCACCCGTACCGCCGGCGTCGCCCTGGTCGGCGGCGGCCCCGGCGACCCCGACCTGATCACCGTCCGCGGCCGCAGGCTCCTCGCCGAGGCCGACGTGGTGATCGCCGACCGCCTCGGCCCGCGCGACCTGCTGGACGAACTGCCCCCGCACGTCGAGGTGATCGACGCGGCGAAGATCCCGTACGGCCGGGCGATGGCCCAGGAGGCCATCAACTCCGCGCTGATCGAGCACGCCAAGGCCGGCAAGGCGGTCGTCCGACTCAAGGGCGGCGACCCCTACGTCTTCGGACGCGGCATGGAGGAGGCCGAGGCGCTGGCCGCCGCCGGCGTCCTCGTCACCGTCGTCCCCGGTATCTCCAGCGCCATCAGCGTGCCGGGCGCGGCCGGGATCCCGGTCACCCACCGGGGCGTCGCCCATGAGTTCACCGTGGTCAGCGGGCATGTCGCGCCCGGCGACCCGCGTTCCCTGGTCGACTGGGACGCACTCGCCCGGCTGCGCGGCACCCTCGTGCTGCTGATGGCCGTCGAGCGGATCGGCGCCATCGCGGAGAGCCTGGTGGCCGGCGGCCGGGACGCCGCCACCCCGGTCGCCGTCGTCCAGGAGGGCACCACGGCCGCGCAGCGCAGGGTCGACGCCACGCTGGCGACCGTCGCGCGCACGGTCGTCGACGAAGGCGTACGCCCGCCCGCCGTCATCGTCATCGGCGACGTCGTCGGCGTCGGAGGCGCGTTCGGGAGCACGTTCGCGGCCGGAGTGCCCGCAACCGGCCGTCCGGAGACCGACCGTGGCTGA
- a CDS encoding TrmH family RNA methyltransferase, whose amino-acid sequence MADLTPIDDPADPRLTDYTDLTDVELRRRREPAEGLFIAEGEKVIRRALAAGYGMRSMLLSAKWTDPMRDVIEAATAPVYAVDPVLAEKVTGYHVHRGALAAMARKPLPTPAELLAGARRVAVMEAVNDHTNIGAIFRSAAALGMDAVLLSPDCADPLYRRSVKVSMGAVFSVPYARLAVWPGDLATVVRAAGFQVLALTPAEDAADLTAFTPPPRLALLLGAEGTGLTTRAQDAADTRLRIPMSHAIDSLNVAAAAAVSFYAMSVAAPPAPGAGEPGVTSPVS is encoded by the coding sequence GTGGCTGACCTCACCCCGATCGACGACCCCGCCGACCCCCGCCTGACCGACTACACCGACCTCACCGACGTCGAACTGCGCCGCCGCCGCGAACCCGCCGAGGGCCTGTTCATCGCCGAGGGCGAGAAGGTCATCCGCCGCGCCCTGGCCGCCGGTTACGGCATGCGGTCCATGCTGCTCTCCGCCAAGTGGACCGACCCGATGCGGGACGTGATCGAGGCGGCGACCGCGCCCGTCTACGCCGTCGACCCCGTCCTCGCCGAGAAGGTCACCGGCTACCACGTGCACCGAGGCGCCCTCGCCGCCATGGCACGCAAGCCGCTGCCCACCCCGGCCGAACTCCTCGCCGGGGCCCGCCGGGTCGCGGTCATGGAAGCGGTCAACGACCACACCAACATCGGCGCGATCTTCCGCAGCGCGGCCGCCCTGGGAATGGACGCGGTGCTGCTCTCGCCGGACTGCGCCGACCCGCTCTACCGGCGTTCGGTGAAGGTCTCGATGGGCGCGGTCTTCTCCGTGCCGTACGCCCGCCTCGCCGTGTGGCCCGGCGACCTCGCCACCGTCGTGCGCGCGGCCGGCTTCCAGGTCCTCGCGCTGACCCCGGCCGAGGACGCCGCCGACCTCACCGCCTTCACCCCGCCGCCGCGTCTCGCCCTCCTGCTGGGCGCCGAGGGCACCGGCCTGACCACACGCGCCCAGGACGCCGCCGACACCCGCCTGCGCATCCCGATGTCGCACGCGATCGACTCCCTGAACGTGGCCGCCGCGGCGGCGGTCTCCTTCTACGCGATGTCGGTCGCGGCGCCCCCGGCACCGGGGGCGGGCGAGCCGGGAGTGACCAGCCCGGTCTCGTAG
- a CDS encoding acyl-CoA dehydrogenase family protein: MNLLYTEVEDDLRAAVRAVLADRCPPSAVLGRVESDTPYDPELWRTLAVELGLAGLLVPEKLGGQGASAREVAVVLEELGAAVAPVPLLGSAVLATSALLGCDVGDAGVAALLGRLAAGTVTGALAVPLSAVPGAFPGGASAGSSGSTGSAGVRADADGWLTGRVTSVADAFAADVLVVPALGPDGPALYEVATADARVERVVSLDLTRPLADVTFAGPGRRLPGDAVAALDRALLVGAGLLASEQLGVAQWCLDETVRYLGERHQFGRVVGSFQALKHRLADVWVEVVSARAAARDAADALASGEAAGTEARVAVAVAQAYVAGVAVRAAEEGVQLHGGIGMTWEHPLHLYLKRAKADEIALGTPAHHRAALAPLVNLPPA, from the coding sequence ATGAATCTGCTGTACACGGAGGTGGAGGACGATCTGCGGGCGGCCGTCCGCGCGGTACTCGCCGACCGCTGCCCGCCGTCGGCGGTGCTCGGCCGGGTGGAGAGCGACACGCCGTACGACCCGGAGCTGTGGCGGACGCTGGCCGTCGAACTCGGCCTGGCCGGGCTGCTCGTGCCCGAGAAGCTCGGCGGGCAGGGGGCGTCCGCGCGGGAAGTGGCCGTCGTGCTGGAGGAGTTGGGCGCGGCGGTGGCGCCCGTGCCGCTCCTCGGCAGCGCGGTGCTGGCCACGTCGGCGCTGCTCGGGTGCGATGTGGGGGACGCCGGGGTGGCCGCGCTCCTCGGGCGGCTCGCGGCGGGGACGGTCACGGGGGCGCTGGCCGTACCGCTGTCTGCGGTGCCCGGCGCGTTCCCCGGGGGAGCCTCTGCCGGCTCTTCCGGCTCTACCGGCTCTGCCGGCGTACGGGCGGACGCGGACGGGTGGCTGACCGGGCGCGTGACGAGCGTCGCGGACGCGTTCGCCGCCGATGTGCTGGTGGTGCCCGCGCTCGGGCCTGACGGACCCGCGCTCTACGAGGTGGCCACGGCCGATGCCCGGGTCGAGCGGGTGGTGTCGCTCGACCTGACCCGGCCGCTCGCTGACGTCACCTTCGCCGGTCCCGGCCGACGGCTGCCGGGTGACGCGGTGGCCGCGCTGGACCGGGCGCTGCTGGTGGGGGCCGGGCTGCTGGCCTCAGAACAGCTCGGGGTGGCGCAGTGGTGCCTCGACGAGACGGTCCGCTACCTCGGGGAGCGGCACCAGTTCGGGCGCGTGGTGGGGTCGTTCCAGGCGCTCAAGCACCGGCTGGCCGATGTGTGGGTCGAGGTCGTCTCCGCGCGGGCGGCCGCGCGGGATGCCGCCGACGCGCTCGCCTCCGGCGAGGCGGCGGGTACGGAGGCGCGCGTCGCGGTGGCGGTGGCCCAGGCGTACGTGGCGGGGGTCGCCGTGCGGGCGGCGGAGGAGGGGGTGCAGCTGCACGGCGGGATCGGGATGACGTGGGAGCACCCGCTGCACCTGTATCTGAAGCGGGCGAAGGCGGACGAGATCGCCCTCGGCACCCCGGCCCACCACCGCGCCGCCCTCGCCCCCCTGGTGAACCTCCCCCCGGCGTAG
- a CDS encoding acyl-CoA dehydrogenase family protein yields the protein MTRTTARDDGTGAEEVRRRVRALLDAHDPSGGDPLDFLRARFDAGLAWVHFPEGLGGLGAPRALQAVVDAELAAAGAPDNDPRRIGIGLGMAAPTILRYGTEAQKARFLRPLWTGEEVWCQLFSEPGAGSDLAGLRTRAVREGGGSGEGDGGGGGGGDWIVDGQKVWTSSAHNARWAILIARTDPDVPKHQGITYFVCDMTDPGVEVRPLRQITGEAEFNEVFLTGVRIPDAHRLGAVGDGWRVAQATLMNERVAIGGMVTPREGGMIGPVAATWRARPELRTSELHDRLLGLWVEAEVARLGAERVRQQLAVGAPGPEGSGLKLTFARLNQRISGLEVELLGEDGLRYGDWTMVRPESVDFYGRDAGYRYLRAKGNSIEGGTSEILRNIVAERVLGLPSEPRTDKDVAWKDLPR from the coding sequence ATGACGAGGACCACCGCGAGGGACGACGGGACCGGCGCGGAGGAGGTGCGCCGCCGGGTGCGGGCGCTCCTTGACGCGCACGATCCCTCGGGCGGCGATCCGCTGGACTTCCTGCGGGCCCGTTTCGACGCGGGCCTGGCGTGGGTGCACTTCCCCGAAGGGCTCGGCGGCCTCGGTGCTCCGCGCGCCCTCCAGGCCGTGGTGGACGCGGAGTTGGCGGCCGCGGGGGCGCCGGACAACGACCCGCGCCGGATCGGCATCGGCCTCGGCATGGCCGCGCCCACGATCCTTCGTTACGGCACGGAGGCGCAGAAGGCCCGCTTTCTGCGCCCGCTGTGGACCGGCGAGGAGGTCTGGTGCCAGCTGTTCAGCGAGCCGGGCGCGGGCTCGGACCTCGCGGGGCTGCGGACCAGGGCCGTACGCGAAGGCGGCGGCAGCGGAGAGGGCGACGGCGGCGGAGGGGGCGGCGGCGACTGGATCGTGGACGGCCAGAAGGTGTGGACCTCCAGCGCCCACAACGCCCGCTGGGCGATCCTCATCGCCCGTACCGACCCGGACGTCCCCAAGCACCAGGGCATCACCTACTTCGTCTGCGACATGACCGACCCCGGGGTCGAGGTGCGGCCGCTGCGGCAGATCACCGGTGAGGCGGAGTTCAACGAGGTCTTTCTGACCGGCGTCCGTATCCCCGACGCGCACCGGCTCGGCGCGGTCGGCGACGGCTGGCGGGTCGCGCAGGCCACCTTGATGAACGAGCGCGTCGCGATCGGCGGCATGGTCACGCCCCGCGAGGGCGGCATGATCGGCCCGGTCGCCGCGACCTGGCGGGCGCGGCCCGAGCTGCGGACGTCCGAGCTGCACGACCGGCTGCTGGGCCTGTGGGTCGAGGCCGAGGTGGCCAGGCTCGGCGCCGAGCGCGTACGCCAGCAGCTCGCCGTCGGCGCGCCGGGGCCCGAGGGCTCGGGTCTGAAACTGACCTTCGCCCGGCTCAACCAGCGGATCAGCGGCCTGGAGGTCGAACTCCTCGGCGAGGACGGCCTGCGCTACGGCGACTGGACGATGGTCCGCCCGGAGAGCGTCGACTTCTACGGGCGCGACGCGGGCTACCGCTATCTGCGGGCGAAGGGCAACTCGATCGAGGGCGGTACGTCGGAGATCCTGCGCAACATCGTGGCCGAACGGGTGCTCGGGCTGCCGTCGGAACCCCGTACCGACAAGGACGTCGCCTGGAAGGACCTCCCGCGATGA
- a CDS encoding protein kinase domain-containing protein — protein MAMMRLRREDPRVVGAFRLHRRLGAGGMGVVYLGADKRGQRVALKVIRPELAEDQEFRSRFAREVSAARRIRGGCTARLVAADLEAERPWFATQYVPGPSLHDKVAERGVLPAAEVATIGAALAEGLVAVHEAGVVHRDLKPSNILLSPKGPRIIDFGIAWATGASTLTHVGTAVGSPGFLAPEQVRGAAVTPATDVFAFGATLAYAATADSPFGQGSSEVMLYRVVHEEPDLAGVPDALAPLVYACLAKDPEERPSTVQLSERLSEIAAREARGIGAPRREAIPKAAGPRPERPTGRRAEEYVRQQTERRPGPASGTSGPVTGGRSGARTAPGSRTGSRTPVPRPAGGRGPHDRGSHDRGSHPGVSHTGSSHTGGSHPGGRTPARGSSAGRRPSAGRRLLRQRIFVFVIVTVLAAVCIAALQGCHRFNGGLRGPAGVVRVITPPPSA, from the coding sequence ATGGCGATGATGCGGCTCCGGCGCGAGGATCCGCGGGTCGTCGGCGCGTTCCGGCTGCACCGCCGGCTGGGCGCGGGCGGCATGGGCGTGGTCTACCTGGGCGCGGACAAGCGCGGCCAGCGGGTGGCGCTCAAGGTGATCAGGCCGGAGCTGGCCGAGGACCAGGAGTTCCGGTCCCGGTTCGCCCGCGAGGTGTCCGCGGCCCGCCGTATCCGCGGTGGCTGTACGGCCCGGCTGGTGGCCGCCGACCTGGAGGCCGAACGCCCCTGGTTCGCCACGCAGTACGTACCCGGTCCCTCACTGCACGACAAGGTCGCCGAGCGCGGGGTGCTGCCGGCCGCCGAGGTCGCCACGATCGGCGCGGCGCTCGCCGAGGGCCTGGTCGCGGTGCACGAGGCCGGGGTGGTCCACCGCGACCTCAAGCCGTCGAACATCCTGCTGTCGCCCAAGGGTCCGCGCATCATCGACTTCGGCATCGCCTGGGCGACCGGCGCCAGCACGCTCACCCACGTGGGGACGGCCGTCGGCTCGCCCGGCTTCCTCGCGCCCGAGCAGGTGCGGGGGGCCGCGGTCACCCCGGCCACCGACGTCTTCGCCTTCGGCGCGACCCTCGCCTATGCGGCGACCGCGGACTCGCCCTTCGGACAGGGCAGTTCCGAGGTGATGCTCTACCGGGTCGTGCACGAGGAACCGGATCTCGCGGGCGTGCCGGACGCGCTGGCCCCCCTGGTCTACGCGTGTCTCGCCAAGGACCCCGAGGAGCGGCCGAGCACGGTCCAGCTCTCGGAACGGCTCTCCGAGATCGCGGCCCGCGAGGCGCGCGGCATCGGGGCGCCGAGGCGCGAGGCCATCCCCAAGGCGGCGGGCCCCCGGCCGGAGCGCCCCACCGGGCGGCGCGCGGAGGAGTACGTACGGCAGCAGACCGAGCGGCGGCCGGGACCGGCGTCCGGCACCTCGGGGCCGGTCACGGGCGGACGGTCGGGGGCGCGTACGGCGCCGGGGTCACGTACGGGGTCGCGCACGCCGGTGCCGCGGCCCGCGGGCGGGCGGGGGCCGCACGACCGGGGTTCGCACGATCGGGGGTCGCACCCCGGGGTCTCGCACACGGGAAGCTCGCACACCGGCGGTTCGCACCCTGGGGGGCGTACGCCCGCGCGCGGTTCCTCGGCGGGTCGCCGCCCCTCGGCCGGGCGGCGGTTGCTGCGGCAGCGGATCTTCGTCTTCGTGATCGTGACGGTGCTGGCGGCCGTGTGCATCGCCGCGCTCCAGGGGTGCCACCGCTTCAACGGCGGGCTGCGCGGCCCGGCGGGTGTCGTCCGGGTGATCACGCCACCGCCGTCCGCGTAG